The DNA sequence TTCTTGAAAACTGCCACcaattcttaattatttaatatttaagactccagcaataaatattgtttcagGCGAGATAGCAATGTTTGTTGAccacattaaaaaaacagaAGAATAATAACAAAGGTTGGAGATGTTCATTTTAACTATTGATATTTATCTCTTTTTGGAAGCCTTGCTTGACTATTATTTGATCTCATTCACAataattgaaacttataatttTTCCATATACATATTCCATGATGCATGATCATAATATAGGCACCTAGGTAATATTTTGAcctgtaataaattatttatatacatatttacatacttGAGCAAATTAGCAGAGAGCATTAGAATTGGTTATTTCTTATAGTTAACAAACACAAGCAAAGCATGTATAATTACTTCAAGCaagaaatacatacataagaaatatttacaaataatactACCACCGGCCTGAAatcagatataaataaataaaatatatacaatgtTAGAATACAGCGTAATTATGGATGaccaattaatatttttaataaaaatgtgacATTTTATCTCAATTATCTTTATTCCCCAAATTTTTAGGTTAATGAATCTATTAGGATCTGTATCGATAAAGTAACGAATCTTAAATGGCAGTCCTCTTGCATGTTATTCAATTTACTTCCAACTTTAACTctatatcctactaatattataaatgcgaaagattgtgaggatgtgtgtgtgtgctactgaaccgattacaatgaaatttagcaacatatagagggtaatttGGATTTGAAGTCACTatgataggtttcatcccggaaatcccacggaagcAGGAACTCTGCGGGATTATGtttcaaaacgcgggtgaagccgcgggcggaaagctagttatataaaaatgaattcctATTTCCTTTGGTAACGGCATCACGCTCGAATGGCTGGACcgatattcaataaaatatattttttgcgcaaaaattaaacataacattatttacctaactacttaaaatgttattaaaataaaggtcATCAAAAGTAAAAATGTTTGATCGAAGatgttcaaaatatttatatttacaaacctACTGTAAAAAAGTTAACATTCTAATCCCAAGACATTCTGaacattttaaactatttgtaaaacttttttttgagatatcattgcaaaaaatataatgcacACGCCGCATGAAAAAGCCTGTCGAGGGGGTGGTTACTGGTTAATACTATGTTTAGAAGCAGTATTTATTCCAGAGTGGGGAAATGATGGCGCTAGAAAACTTGCACAACTCTGTCATTTGCCAAACAGGAATTAATACTGTTTTAAGACGTCCCTTTCACCCCcccaaataaacaaaaattacaaaagcTACTGCCACAAAAGATCCGCATCATATTAGCTACTGAAACTTAACCAGAGCCCCGTTTACACTAAATATACACAAATGCgacaacaacatgtaaactCACCAACTGGTATATCATACACATCATCGGTCTTCACGTTGTTGACTTTCTCTTTATCCTTGTCCTCATCCTGTGCTTTATCTTCCACGTTATTTACCGTGTCCGCTGTCGACCCTGAGAGCATTGTATCTATTGGTTGCCTACATACTACGGTACTATTCATCTATACTACAATACCTTTGAGAAAGATTAGGGATATATACTACAGTACCTTACTACAGTACCTTTGGGATAAGTATAGTCAGGCAATAGTGCATTGTATCATGCTACTTTGGGAATAGGTGTAATGACAGATTTAATAGCTCCTTTATGAACCTTAAACTAGTGTACCCAAATAGCCACCATTCACATCTATAAAACCTGTTTCAATGCATAATCTAATCATACTATAGAAATCAGGATCATCTGTACACAGGAAAACATATAAAACTTTCCAAAATACTACCAGAACTAAAATACATACTTTTAACTACACTATACATATCTATAGAATCACTTACCAACTGGTATATCATACAACTCCTCCACCTTCTTATCCTCTTGTGCCTCCTTCGTATCGTTGGCCGCTTCGCTGTCCGCGTGTCCGTTGAGCGGCGCGGGGGACTTGGGGGAGGGCGGGGACACGGGGGACGGGGAGGGGGACGGCGGGGACGTGGGGGACGCGGGGGACGAGGGCGGGGGCGAGGCGAGCGTGGAGGGGGGCGGGGAGGGGGAGGGGGagggcggcgcggggcgcggggACGGCGGCGCTACACACACGCGCACACTTAGCACGACCACATGCCCACACGGTTATATTGTACACGGCAATGTTACCCACgcttaaattgataaatagaatataaagacatttattcccaaaAAATGATACAGTATTAGTGAAAAATGACAGTATCATTCGATAGTGACTTCTTTTTATATtcaggtattttttttattctggcTATAAGTTTCATATCACTTTTGATATGAAACTTATAGCCAGAATAAAATACGTATAGCTAATatgttatgattttttttatttttgttattcgAGTTTGTTCCTGTAGACTCTTTGACTTTGACTAATTGAAATTTTGCATCTAAATTCTAAGAAattcattgataaaaaaagaGAAACAAATTAACTGAATACGCATCCCCAAATccttagtaattattttaattgaatttcatACGTTGATTAACTGGTAACATTGACGTGtacaattttgtaaaaagtTAATGTAAAAACATTGTAAGGAAGTTATTTTACAGAAACCTTGTACAATaccaaacaaaacaaacaatagttatttttgtgAGTAAAAAAACTATCATTCGCCACGGACAAATATGGGCAtgtgtgaaaaattaatagtaataattgttCACAAGAACGCTTGTAAAATTtggtattaaaaaaactttttaaactattttcttGATATGAGCAGGGATTtttcataacaataaaaactgCATTTCTATTTCACAAGCGTTCCACATGTTCGAGAAATCATTATGAGTATGCTTCCTTTTCTATTCAGATATCGGAAGTtacttatatgaataaaactaAGTTTGGAAtgatcaataattaattatcaaatatttttgttatcacCTTCATCCAGCTTTTTCATTAATTCAATTAGATTATTTCAATAGCTCTCAAGAAATAAAccttgaaaaagaaaatattagaTGAAATGAATTTGACGCACATAAAATTGATTGGcgaagttatattatttttctaacatcTAATCTTAGTACGTTaacaaattattcatttaaatcgCTTCCAATCAAACTGCATACCGTTAAAACATTCAATTAGTGAACACGCAACAAAACATCGAACATTCTCCACCGGTTGCGCAACAAATTGAGCAACAGATCGCACAAGAAGTTGAGCAACGAATTGTGCAACAAATTGCCGAAAAAGTCAAACTATAAATTGTACAGATTAACAATTTGTTCAAAAAACGCACAACAAGTTGCTCAAAATATCGCACAACAAGTTGACCAATAAATTGTACAACAAACGCACGATTTGTTCAACAAATAATAGATCAAGTTGCTCAACAAGCTTCCCAACCAGTTGCTCAACAGATTTTACAACCAGTTGCTCAACAGATCGTACAACAAGTCACTCAACAAGTTGCGCAACAAATCGTTCAACAAATATAAACTCACTCTGCACCGCGTTCCCATTGTGCGAGTTGAGCGTGTTGCTCTTTACGACGTTGTTGGTCTTCTTGTAGCCGCCGCGCTGAGAGTCCATCGCTAGTTTGTCCGTGATCGCTTCCAGTTCGGAGAACACCTggaattgtttaaattaatgtaaagcACTAGTTATTAATCATAAAAGGGGGGATTGGAAACGCTTAGCGTGTTTATATGTGTAGTAGttatgtattacatatttagacatttaatacatttgtaaacttaaactcaaacattgAATTGTTCGGTTAGAATTCTCCGTACCATAGAATTGTCATTTACCACCAATTTGGAAAGTAGTAGCTACAGAGAATAACCGACAAGAAAATCTGTTGTGTTTTGTTAACCTTTAAATTGCATGCTATCtatcgtttattttttaccatcACCTAGGTACCAAAAACCAATCCAATGGTGAaacctaataaaaattatatttttatcatacacTCTTCCATTACCTTAGAACTTTCCGAGTGGAACAGTTGCTCAGCGGAGAACAGAGTCTGCAGATTGTTGACGAAGAATAGTACGCGAGAGTCGTAGAGTGCGGGCAGTTCATCGTGTAGTTCCGAGTTCAGGATTTCGTATGTGCGCTTCGCTTCCTCCAGGTGTTCCTTGCCTTTTGTCACCTGGAATACCGTAGATATGGGATTATATTGagcattttattaagaatGGGGAAACTGTGGTAGGTCATGTAAGATGAAGATTGTTTATTTCTCGTTGTAAACTGTCTTAAACTACCCTCATCTAGTTATGTCATATCACCATATCTTAAAATGTggctattttttattctcTTACGCCAATAAGTAGCCATGATAagcgtaataatataatgccTGAGATGAATTAATGAAGATTTGAGAAATTATCAGATTGCTTCATACAGAAatactcaaaaaaatattaggtgTTATTTCCCCACATGTTTAGGTAggtattcattattataatatgctacCGCTTGAAGTAGATCTACCTCTCGAGACTGCCCATTTAAGATTAATGTATTGgagaatttaaaacaatattcgATGAAGCGGTTACTGGCTTTGATTTATGCATTTATTTTGAACGTCATGCACTTATGCGTATAAGTATGAAGTTATTTTAGgagatacatttaaaaatatgctcatttttaaccgacttcaaaaaaaggaggaggttatcaattcggccggtatgttttttttatgtatgtacaccgattactccgaggtttctgaaccgatttacgtgattctttttttattcgatgcgggatggtgtcgaattggtcccataaaaattttattcggataggcccagtagtttttattttatgggcatttttgcaagtgcaagtttgaagtcggttgtttttaacgcagttatcacttgtttcaTTATGTCAGTTTCTGGTAATTTAAGTATTGACTATAGAAGCGTCATAGAGGCAGACATTTACTAATATCTTTTGTAagccttttaatattttcatatcatGATATGAAAATAGTAATTTGATGTTCTTTTATATAGAGGTTACTACGTCTCGTATATTATCGTTATCACGCAAGACTATTCTAACTTTACGTGTTATTACATATTTGCCCTATCACGAAGCTTAATATTGAAGAACAAAAGaaagtttttacttttacattcTATACAATGTTTAgcaaaattatttctaattattaatttattataagaaataattaaaagggcTGACTTACCTTGACGTCATCCCTTCTCTTGGCCGCGTTGGACTGCAAGTTCTGGAAACTATGCCTCTGACTGTCATAGTCCACTAACTTGCGACCTCGTTTTTCTATCTTTTTCTGTAAAACAATaaggttttttatttatttaatttaatttgacaataaaaaaagtacaCAAAACATACGTTCTGAAAATTCTGATAGGTCTTAATTATCAGTACATTATTCACAAGAAAGCATTAAACGATggaatattatgataaaaccGGCATATTCCAGAACCCGCATATTTAACAACGTGTTATATCTTCAACCCACAAGACTTCTAGATACGAAAAAGTTGagttgtaaaattttgttcgtaGACTGTAGATTAAAGACACAACAATAAAGAGATTTTTATGCTGCAACTAAAATATGTCAATAACATGAACATTAAAGATTggcattatttaaataatatgaagctTTGAAAAATTACGATATCCCGTATCCGGGCCTTGAAGAAAAGAGCGTATGTTTTTAAAGCACTTATTTGCGGTagcaaaaatatatcattacaACCATACTAACCCTGACTTCAGGAAACTGGTTGGTGTACGTGTTGAGCGGTATCAGCACCTGGTCGCCGAGCTTGTGCGAGAAGTCCTGCCAGAGCATCTCCATGTTCTGCGCCTGCACGTACAGCAGGTCGTGGCCGGACCACCCACTCTCGTAAACCTCTGTGATCGCCTCCATTAGCGATTTGGACGCTGTTTGCACCGCTGTAAGGTTGGGGTGGGATGTTGAGACTTGTGTTTTATGTAAAGGTGTTTAATGGAAGAATTAATGgcaaaatgtacaaaattttttcGTAGACAATTATTGAAGTAATTGGGTGagaatttttataatgcatttgaatgctatagaactaaaatattaaagttaagaTATTGCACTTTAATAATCTTGAACGAAATTGGTAATTGAAAACAAACATAGAAATAATTACaagtaaacaaaaacataatacgtctacaattacaaatatttattacgtttCATTAAAATTGCTATACAAAATATCAAGACAGATCTTCATACACAGTAAGAAGAGCTTTTTTTCATCTTTAAAGTTTTTACTTAATTCTCAGTTTATCTCACCTCGTATGCatcttatataattattgaattccTTCTGAAGCCGCACGGCCTGCTGGTGCTGCCGGTTGAAGTTCTGGAGATGCTCCTCAAATATGTCATCGAGTGTCCGGTCTACTTTGCCCAAATTTTGCAATAACTGAAACAAAAAGAAACTTTCATAAAGACAAGTTGTTTAtgcatttataaattgtattttttaatgagAAAAGATTTTTCCAGAATTTTTCTAATCCCAATTGAGAATTATTCATAATCAGTTTATCTGTTGCACATTATGGGGGAGACCTAGGTACGTCCAACAGTGGACTTACCCGGGCTgaatggatggatggatgatGATCAGTTTAAGCATGACGacattattatgataaattaaaaaatataacagtgAAAGTATAGGgaatgtttacattttattctattatgTACGAGCTGTGCTGAACGACCTCTAAATTATACCACGGCTAAGCTGACATAATAACTTTGTATTGGTAATTATATGATCTGACCTACTTACTCCGTAACACCTAAAATTCATGTCATTTTGTTTcctagttttatattttgctgTGCAGTATTAAGGCACAATTTGAAATAACATGGCTaaattgacaaaaataaagaaacacaatgacaaaaatatattacataaaatatagtttaaaaatgtatcctTGAACACAATGTAAAATATACACTGTAACATTGAtatgaaatacctaaaacttacatattaatattatgtatgccGTAAGTTGTAACTAAACGCAATAACattgaaaaacataaaaacaaaaagttcAATGACACGACGgctatacatattaaattcgATAAGGCTTGTCATATGATAATAGGTAAATGCTGATACAAACAGACACAAGTCAATGCATTCAAATTACGTAAAgctataacataatattacatatctCCTTTATCAAAGTTATATTAGAGCATATTAAGTACAATTACTCACCTCTATTAATGGAACCCTCTGTAAATGagacagatatttatttatacctgtaTATCTGAGACACTGGGTAAGTGGAATACCTCTATTATAAGTGAAACGACATTGCAGGTCCCTTGATTTCTCACTTATCCAGGTCCCACTTAACCAAGTTTCACTGTATTAtgtgcatataatattatgaggagTAATGTATAGGGGAGTTCTCTATAGGTAATAGGGGCAAGTAAAGTTTAATATTCTAAGCTCTTTATAAGGGATTATACATGAATACGTACAACAAACAATGCCTATATCAGAGCTCAAATCCAGTATGTTGTATTTGAGTTGTTTCCAACTGCTGTTTATACAAcagttgtttataataataatcagtgACAATCGTAGGTAAAATATTAGGTTTTTGTTTGCCtctttgataaaattatattcgagAAATCTGTTTTTTCTTATCCGTTCCGTTTCGATCCGTTTATCCAtcaaaaatgcaaaaaaatctcaaaaaaTGTACCGTTGCCAGACaggttttgattaaaaaaaatagatttttttatgcaAATGATTATTTGTATGGATTCGGTGAAATCACTAAAATCCATATCAGTAACATGAGTACAATACAGATAAAACAAGAACAGCGAGTATCAATTACTAAAACCGTATTACcgttgtatacgtagtatattattattagtctgtgctaaaACACACAATACACTCGACATGTACCTAGTCCGTCAGCAATCtacattgatatatttttgcattcagatattttataatcatttcTACTGgctattattttctatttggCATTGAGTTTTGCCAAAAAATTAGTTTCACAAACAGTTTCAGTAggtattcaattatttttgccAAAATTGATACTGTGGTTTTGTGAAAGCGTAACTGGCATACAGACTGACTTTCGcgtcttcaaaataaaaatgttgtttgtATCACAACCTCAACAAATTACTTCTTTATTCGTTATTTGTAAAGTGACAAGAGACGTAAATGAAATTATAGGGTACCTAAATAACAGACAAGAGATAAACAACTACAATCCactaatcctactaatattataaatgcgaaagtttctgaggatgtgtttgtgtttgttactctttcacgcaaatactactaaaccaattacaatgaaattaagcacacataatatagaatagagggtaacttggattaacacataggatgggttttatcccggaaatcccactggaacgggaactttgcgggtttttctttgacaacgcgggcgatgccgcgggttgAAAGCTAAGTAATAATTCACATAAATTCAAGCATTTCAAAACAATTGTTTCGTATTGACAATATTATAGCGCATATTTACCGTAGCCACTTATGATGTTATTACAAATACTGGTGCGCTTCAGAAAACAGTTTTGTTCCAGTTTTACACCACAATAGAGCATCGAATCGACGTGATTTTTCCAATGACTTGTTTTTTTAGTGTTATGATTGAATCAGATCAATTCACTTGATGAAGAAATGCCTTCAATAGCAAGGTTTTTGTTAGATGTTATTGACGTGAGCTTACAATAAATGAAGTACCAGGATATAAAAGAAGAAACCGTCGGCCTACTGACAACTTTCGAAAAGGCTTGCAGCGATAGTAGGTATGTAGAGGCTAAGATCGGTATGTGTACTAAAGAAATTGTTTACATTCACAAGACTGTAAGTTTGCAtgtaaatttaacaatatttatcaaagaaaactatgtataaagttttataaacgTGCTATCAGAAGCGcatgatattatattcacaAAGCAGACACACAACAATGCAATACCTTTACAAGGTTGCAAACTGTCGTAGTTTCATAACCAAGGTTTCAAGCAAGTTACcagttgaaaatatttaggcTTACATTTGAATTCATTAATGTCTTGATTAAATAGACTATCTAGTTATAAAGAGAACGGTAAAATAGAAGCTGTATTTATACTTGTCGAAGTAATAAAACATGATTGTGATCTCGAGCCCTTATGCAATTTTGTCGGCgacaatgttttattaatgtagactgtaatatggaaataaaacaGAATAGGAAAGTGGTCACTACGacgttattttttcttatttccgagaatattaaatatttttttaaaaaatgcatTATCATATTTAATCGAAAAATGAGACTCAAAGTTGAAgagcaataattataaatcatgTTTAACGTATTGTAAATTCTTCTTCACACAACACCGTTGCAAAATTTATCTTATTGGCCTATGATATTAGcgtgtatattataaatagcaaCAAACACAAACGATCTAGGAATACCTAGGAATGCGAAAGGTTAGGTGTCGCGGAACACAAGCTTAATCCCATGCGTACTGTTATGGTAATGTTGAAGTCATCGACCGTCCGATCAACTTTCCATATTGTACACGCGACATGGCCGCAAATTGATGcgtattgaattaaaattatacattgatTATATGGCATACTAGctgtccgccccggcttcgctcgtggtacatatttaagttttctctacataagaaccatcctcgtacttcaaggaatataataaaaaaagaattatcgaaatcggttcagccgttctcgagttatgcgcttaccaacacattttgcgattcatttttatataatatataagagaAGATAATACCTACTTCGAAATGGCATGTGttctttgaaaaatattatgtagccTTTTGGTCAATGTCGATACAAGGTTGTGTTTGACAAATTGCTAcaagtaatttatttgattttagcGTATTTTCGTGTTTTTCTGCTTTAGGACTTTATAATATGCGAATTTGATCGATAATAAACTTGGTTATACAAAAATTGTGTGTAAGCCATGCATGtatatgtgtgtatgtttatcattaataactcagcccccggaatcatagacacaatagaaaatctattgtgtcgtggaccgaccgagccgctcggggctcaacgGGTTAATAGTTATCAGGTAATCAATAATTCTAATtgtcttttattaaatttttagtcCCCTAAAAGATAGAGGATCTCCATTCCTAAAGCAACATCGGATATCATCGAAGAATCACGCAACATTTAATGTCTTTTAACATTATCACGTACGTTTCAACGCCAATTTCAACAACATTTCATATTCAGCAATTATGCACTTTACTACATCGCGCAATGTTTAGAAATTTTAACATTCAGTAATgttagaaattttaatttcttcatcGCTTTCTGAAAGGTTGTCTAATCTTCTAtaaattcatacaaaattgGCATAAACTATTGTCATGAgcccattaaaaaaaacaagcagTCAGGTAATCCAGTATCTAATTATATGGTAGAACTCAGTACCAAGTGTAACAGCCGTATCATTACTGACGTGACGTCACATCCGGCGTCGCTTCCTTTCGTTTTCGATTGTCTTTGACCGAGGCCTCCAGTTACACGTATTGTCTCTGCGCACGCGTCTTCGATTACAGTTAACTTGTCTATGTATCAACGAGCCGGTGATGACGTCGATGGTATTGAGtttgtattcatttttttgtgaattttccgCTTTAGAACACCTTGATCCTAATGTTCTTTGAGTTACAGTGTAAATTTCCTTGAAAAATTGTCGCTTTTGTAACGCAAGCCTTTCGATTTTCAAGTGTGATTTAAAGGAAATTTATTATGACTACAGTCCTTGTACTAACTATCTACTAATGATAAGCCGTAATATCTCTTAAATGTCCGTTTACATTGCGtccaaacaaacataaacacaacaatatttttactactaataaaaaaaaaacccacgaattatctaattttaatttaacaccATGCGGTAATTGAACAAAATCAAAGCGTCGATAACCGCAATCAGCAGGCAATcaatttgtttgtaaacatAATTGACATCGGTCATATCGGTCGATTGTGTTATCGTTTTCCTGATCTTTAACATCTGTAATTATAGTGGTTTAATTTTATGggaatttgtttttgattatCATCACTTTTGGttctttttaagttttattttcctaCTAATAATGCAAAACGTAGTTTATAACTATATTCAGAAATACTATTACCAACAGAATAACCCTATTTAACTACGGTTTTATTCTTCGGATATTTTTCA is a window from the Colias croceus chromosome 7, ilColCroc2.1 genome containing:
- the LOC123693032 gene encoding myc box-dependent-interacting protein 1 isoform X1; its protein translation is MAESKGALIAKTVQKHAGRAKEKLLQNLGKVDRTLDDIFEEHLQNFNRQHQQAVRLQKEFNNYIRCIRAVQTASKSLMEAITEVYESGWSGHDLLYVQAQNMEMLWQDFSHKLGDQVLIPLNTYTNQFPEVRKKIEKRGRKLVDYDSQRHSFQNLQSNAAKRRDDVKVTKGKEHLEEAKRTYEILNSELHDELPALYDSRVLFFVNNLQTLFSAEQLFHSESSKVFSELEAITDKLAMDSQRGGYKKTNNVVKSNTLNSHNGNAVQRSTADTVNNVEDKAQDEDKDKEKVNNVKTDDVYDIPVGATLAGLPAGALYRVRATYRYTREDSDELSFDVGDVIRVVQYDDPDEQEEGWLMGIKESTNEKGMFPANFTRPI
- the LOC123693032 gene encoding myc box-dependent-interacting protein 1 isoform X2, coding for MAESKGALIAKTVQKHAGRAKEKLLQNLGKVDRTLDDIFEEHLQNFNRQHQQAVRLQKEFNNYIRCIRAVQTASKSLMEAITEVYESGWSGHDLLYVQAQNMEMLWQDFSHKLGDQVLIPLNTYTNQFPEVRKKIEKRGRKLVDYDSQRHSFQNLQSNAAKRRDDVKVTKGKEHLEEAKRTYEILNSELHDELPALYDSRVLFFVNNLQTLFSAEQLFHSESSKVFSELEAITDKLAMDSQRGGYKKTNNVVKSNTLNSHNGNAVQRATLAGLPAGALYRVRATYRYTREDSDELSFDVGDVIRVVQYDDPDEQEEGWLMGIKESTNEKGMFPANFTRPI